DNA sequence from the Caulobacter segnis genome:
CCTGGACAGCGAGGGCCTGTTCCCCTCGATCTTGGGCCACGAGGGCGCGGGCGTGGTGGTCGAGGTCGGCGCGGGCGTCACCTCGGTGGCGGTCGGCGATCACGTGATCCCGCTGTACACGCCCGAATGTCGCCAGTGCAAAAGCTGCCTCAGCGGCAAGACCAACCTCTGCACGGCGATCCGCGCCACCCAGGGCAAGGGGCTCATGCCCGATGGGACGAGCCGCTTCTCCTACAAGGGTCAGACCATCCACCACTACATGGGCTGCTCGACCTTCTCGAACTACACCGTTCTGCCCGAGATCGCGGTGGCCAAGATCCGCAAGGACGCGCCGTTCAAGACCGCATGTTATTGTGGGTGTGGGGTCACGACGGGGGTTGGAGCCGTGACCAACACCGCCAAGGTCGAGCCGGGCGCCAACGCCATCGTCTTCGGCCTGGGCGGCATCGGCCTGAACGTCATCCAGGGTCTGAAGCTGGTCGGCGCCAACATGATCGTGGGCGTCGATCTCAACCCGGCCCGCGAGGAATGGGGCCGCAAGTTCGGCATGACCCACTTCGTCAATCCGAACGACGTGCAGGGCGATCTGGTCCAGCACCTGGTGGCCCTGACCGACGGCGGCGCGGACTACACCTTCGACGCCACGGGCAACACCGGCGTCATGCGCACGGCGCTGGAGGCCTGCCACCGCGGCTGGGGTGAGAGCATCATCATCGGCGTGGCCGAGGCCGGCAAGGAGATCGCCACCCGCCCGTTCCAGTTGGTCACCGGTCGCGTGTGGCGCGGCACGGCCTTCGGCGGCGCGCGCGGCCGCACCGATACGCCCAAGATCGTCGACTGGTACATGGACGGGAAGATCCAGATCGACCCGATGATCACCCACGTCCTGCCGCTGGAAGACATCAATAAGGCCTTCGACCTGATGCACGCCGGCGAGAGCATCCGCACGGTGGTGACGTTCTAGTCCGATGACCGTCGAAACCCTCGCCACCCATCGCGTCCACGGCGGAACCCTGCGCTACTGCCGGCACGCCAGCACCAGCACCGGCACGCCGATGAAGTTCACGGTGTGGACGCCCGACGGGGACGGGCCGTTCCCCTATCTCGTCTGGCTGTCGGGCCTGACCTGCACCGAGGACAATTTCACGGTGAAGTCGGGTGTCTACGCCTACGCCGCCCAGCACGGGATCGCCATTGTCGCACCCGACACTTCCCCGCGCGGCGAAGGCGTCGCCGACGATCCGGCCTATGACCTGGGGCAGGGGGCGGGCTTCTATGTCGACGCCACCCAGGCCCCGTGGGCGCCGCATTTCATGATGCATTCCTATGTCACCGGCGACCTGCTGGCGGCTGTCGATGGCGCGTTCCCGCTGGATCCGGCCCGGCGGGGGATCTTCGGCCACTCGATGGGCGGCCATGGCGCCCTGACGATCGCCCTGAAGCATCCCGAACTCTTCAAGTCGGTCAGCGCCTTCTCGCCGATCGTATCGCCGCTGAACTGCCCGTGGGGCGACAAGGCCCTGACCGCCTATCTGGGTCCTGATCGCTCGGCCTGGCGCGCCCACGACGCCTGCGCCCTGATCGAGGACGGCGCGGGAGAGAGCTTCGACGAGATCCTGATCGACCAGGGCCTGGCCGACACTTTCCTGGAAAGCCAGCTGAAGCCCGAGCTGATCGAGGCCGCCGCCGCCGAGGCCGGCCGCAAGGTCACGGTCCGCCGCCAGGATGGCTACGACCACAGCTACTTCTTCATCGCGACCTTCATCGGCGATCACTTGGAGTGGCACGCGGCGCGGTTGTGAGCTTTCATGGGCTCATGCGCCAAGACCATTTCGACAGCAACGAAGACCTCATCAATCCGCTGACGCCCTGGCGGTCGATGGCGGTGATCTTTGTCGGCGCTTGTGGCGCGGTCTTGCTGGACGCGCTGGACGTTCCCGGGCGCTATGGCGGGCGGCCGGGCTTCAATCCGATCTTCCTGGCGCTGCCTTTCGTTGCGGTCGTGGCCTATTCGGCCCTCTGGACGGCGTGGCGGCTGGCTCAGCATCGATACCGGCGACAGTCCCGCGAGCGGCGGGGCATGCTCGGGCGCGGCCGCCTGGATTGACTCCCCAGGCCCATTCCCCCATAAACCGCGCCTTCACGCCGCCGGCTCGCCGCGCGGCGCGATGACCTTATGACGGATTGACCCGAAGCCGCCGTTGAGATCGCACCTCTTTCGAGGGGAGCCGGCCCGGATCGATGTGAAAGACTGACCTATGTCGAAGCGCCATAGCGCCAAGTACAAGATCGACCGCCGCATGGGTGAAAACCTGTGGGGCCGTCCGAAGTCCCCGGTCAACTCGCGCTCCTATGGCCCGGGCCAACACGGCCAGCGCCGCAAGAGCAAGGTTTCGGACTTCGGTCTGCAGCTGCGCGCCAAGCAAAAGCTGAAGGGCTACTACGGTAACCTGACCGAGAAGCAATTCTCGCGCACCTACGAGGAAGCCGCCCGCCGCAAGGGCAACACCTCGGAGAACCTGATCGCCCTGCTCGAGTCGCGCCTGGACGCCATCGTCTACCGCGCCAAGTTCGTGCCGACCGTGTTCGCCGCCCGCCAGTTCGTGAACCACGGCCACGTGACCGTGAACGGCAAGCGCGTGAACATCCCGTCGTACCGCTGCAAGCCGGGCGACGTGATCGCGGTCCGCGAAAAGTCGCGCAACATGGCTCTCGTGCTCGAAGCCGTCGCCTCGAACGAGCGTGACTTCGCCGAGTACGTCTCGGTCGACGCCAAGGGCCTGTCGGCCACCTTCGTCCGCGCTCCGGAACTGTCGGAAGTTCCGTATCCGGTGAAGATGGAACCGAACCTGGTCGTCGAATTCTACGCTTCGTAAGCGTCGGATCCGAACTCAGATACGGAAAAGGCCCCGGAGCGATCCGGGGCCTTTTTTGTATCTGGCGCTTGGGCTTTCGCCCGGCGCGGAGCCTGTCAGCCGTACTTCTTGGCGAAGGCCTGGTCGCTCATCGTGATGTAGATGATCGCCTCGACGAAGGCGACGATCGACGGGATGAAGGTCCAGCAGAACAGCAGGTACAGGATGCCCGTGCCGACGCGGCCCAGATAGAACTTGTGGCCGCCGATGCCGCCCAGCAGCAGGGCCAGCACGATGGCGACGACGCGGCTCTTGTTGCCCGCCGGGGCGACATCGGCCTGCGGCGCGCCGCAGTGCGGACAGGTCGGCGCCGACTTGTGCAGGGTCTTGCCGCAGCCCAGGCAATACTTCTGGTCAGTCACGTTCGGCGACGATCCAACATCGGCGCTCGGCTTGGGTACTTCGATAGTGTCTGGTCCGCTCATACAGCCCCCCAATCAAAACAGAGGCGAAGCTTATTCGATCGCTCCACTTAAGCTAGCGTGAATGTGGCGGGAAAGGGGCGCGTCCTTAAGGGACGAGGCCCCCTTGAAACCCTCTTGGACCCATCCCAGGTTAGTTCTGCGGGACCGGGCCCCTCTGGCGAGCGATGCAAGCGCTCGTGATGTCGGACCGCATCGGGTGTTCTCGATGTCACTGGGTCCGGCCGCCTCAGCCCCCCCTCCCAAGGCGCCGCCTCCGACACGAGAACACCCGATCCATCCCTTTGGACCGGAGGTTCCGCATGCCCCTTCTGATGTGCCCCAACTGCGACGGCTCCATGCAGGCCGTGCAGCGCGCCGGCGTCGAGTTCGACATGTGCCCGCGCTGCCGCGGCGTCTGGCTGGACCGTGGCGAGCTGGAGAAGCTGATGGCGTTCGAGCGCGAGGAGACGCAGGCGACCTACAACGCGCCGCGACCCTATACGCGTCCCGACCACCATGCCGACAACCACAAGCGCGAGCATGGACGTCATGGGGACGATGACGACGACCGCTATCGCCGCCATGGCCAGTACGGCCATCACAAGAAGAAGCGTTTCGACCTCTTCGACATCTTCGACTGACGATGAAAGCGATGAACCACTTCAAGACCTACATGCTGCTGGCGGGCCTGACGGCCCTGTTCATGGGCGCGGGCTATCTGATTGGCGGACCGACCGGCATGCTGATCGCCCTGGCGTTCGCCTTGGCCCTGAACGCCTTCTCCTACTGGAACGCCGACAAGATCGTGCTGCGGACCTACGGGGCGCAGGAGGTTGACGAGAGTCACCCCGAGCCGCTGATCCGCAACTACGTCGTCGACGTGGTCGAGATGGCGGTCAAGGCCGGCCTGCCGCGCCCGCGCGTCACGGTCATCCATAGCGACCAGCCCAACGCCTTCGCCACCGGCCGCGACCCGGCCCACGCCGCCGTCGCCGCGACGACGGGCCTGCTGCAGCTGCTGACCCGCGACGAGATCCGCGGCGTGATGGCCCACGAGCTGGCCCACGTGAAGAACCGCGACACCCTGACGATGACCGTGACGGCGACCATCGCCGGCGCGATCTCGGCCCTGGCCAATTTCGCGTTCTTCTTCGGCGGCTCGCGCGACGAGGACGGCAATTCGAACGGCATCGGCGGAATGATCGGCGCGATCGCCATCGCCATCCTGGCCCCGATCGCCGCCATGCTGGTGCAGATGGCCATCAGCCGCGCCCGCGAGTACGAGGCCGACCGTATCGGCGCCCAGATCGGCGGCGATCCGGAAGCCCTGGCCCGCGCTCTGGAGAAGATCGAGGCCTATGCGCGTGGCGGCTATGTGAACTACGACGCCGAGCGCAATCCGGCCACGGCCCACATGTTCATCATCAACCCGCTGAACGGGAAGGGAGCGGACAACCTGTTCTCGACCCACCCGGCGACCCACAACCGCGTCGAGGCGCTGATGCGCCTGGGCGTGGGGCAGGGGACGCAGCGGGCGGCGGTTCCGGTTTCCGAGCCGGCGGTGCGCCCCATCAGCGGCGGAC
Encoded proteins:
- the htpX gene encoding zinc metalloprotease HtpX, with amino-acid sequence MNHFKTYMLLAGLTALFMGAGYLIGGPTGMLIALAFALALNAFSYWNADKIVLRTYGAQEVDESHPEPLIRNYVVDVVEMAVKAGLPRPRVTVIHSDQPNAFATGRDPAHAAVAATTGLLQLLTRDEIRGVMAHELAHVKNRDTLTMTVTATIAGAISALANFAFFFGGSRDEDGNSNGIGGMIGAIAIAILAPIAAMLVQMAISRAREYEADRIGAQIGGDPEALARALEKIEAYARGGYVNYDAERNPATAHMFIINPLNGKGADNLFSTHPATHNRVEALMRLGVGQGTQRAAVPVSEPAVRPISGGRDLGPWG
- the rpsD gene encoding 30S ribosomal protein S4 encodes the protein MSKRHSAKYKIDRRMGENLWGRPKSPVNSRSYGPGQHGQRRKSKVSDFGLQLRAKQKLKGYYGNLTEKQFSRTYEEAARRKGNTSENLIALLESRLDAIVYRAKFVPTVFAARQFVNHGHVTVNGKRVNIPSYRCKPGDVIAVREKSRNMALVLEAVASNERDFAEYVSVDAKGLSATFVRAPELSEVPYPVKMEPNLVVEFYAS
- the fghA gene encoding S-formylglutathione hydrolase, which codes for MTVETLATHRVHGGTLRYCRHASTSTGTPMKFTVWTPDGDGPFPYLVWLSGLTCTEDNFTVKSGVYAYAAQHGIAIVAPDTSPRGEGVADDPAYDLGQGAGFYVDATQAPWAPHFMMHSYVTGDLLAAVDGAFPLDPARRGIFGHSMGGHGALTIALKHPELFKSVSAFSPIVSPLNCPWGDKALTAYLGPDRSAWRAHDACALIEDGAGESFDEILIDQGLADTFLESQLKPELIEAAAAEAGRKVTVRRQDGYDHSYFFIATFIGDHLEWHAARL
- a CDS encoding S-(hydroxymethyl)glutathione dehydrogenase/class III alcohol dehydrogenase; amino-acid sequence: MKTRAAVAFEAKKPLEIVEVDLEGPKAGEVLIEIKATGVCHTDAYTLDGLDSEGLFPSILGHEGAGVVVEVGAGVTSVAVGDHVIPLYTPECRQCKSCLSGKTNLCTAIRATQGKGLMPDGTSRFSYKGQTIHHYMGCSTFSNYTVLPEIAVAKIRKDAPFKTACYCGCGVTTGVGAVTNTAKVEPGANAIVFGLGGIGLNVIQGLKLVGANMIVGVDLNPAREEWGRKFGMTHFVNPNDVQGDLVQHLVALTDGGADYTFDATGNTGVMRTALEACHRGWGESIIIGVAEAGKEIATRPFQLVTGRVWRGTAFGGARGRTDTPKIVDWYMDGKIQIDPMITHVLPLEDINKAFDLMHAGESIRTVVTF
- a CDS encoding zf-TFIIB domain-containing protein, whose amino-acid sequence is MPLLMCPNCDGSMQAVQRAGVEFDMCPRCRGVWLDRGELEKLMAFEREETQATYNAPRPYTRPDHHADNHKREHGRHGDDDDDRYRRHGQYGHHKKKRFDLFDIFD
- a CDS encoding TM2 domain-containing protein translates to MTDQKYCLGCGKTLHKSAPTCPHCGAPQADVAPAGNKSRVVAIVLALLLGGIGGHKFYLGRVGTGILYLLFCWTFIPSIVAFVEAIIYITMSDQAFAKKYG